The Providencia sp. PROV188 genome includes a region encoding these proteins:
- a CDS encoding DUF4184 family protein: MPWTFSHPAVVFPIKHSFLGKWLSLPAMILGSLSPDLLYSFGLYRLASEAHCIVGWLSIGLPLCFIIYVIILKLASPLSTVIPFAIKKTQGWSIRNICILAISFFIGALTHIVWDSFTHDTGTMVRSWSFLQFNLTMTDKQEIAIYKILQHSGSLLGLLYLSYQYWRYHRKQPKIQQHIDNQKLKKIMGIGVVSALFALPIAYYLTPKLPNFHFNRFVYLELTMMVPFFFGGLVTYGIWTFYRQCRLR, translated from the coding sequence ATGCCATGGACGTTTTCTCATCCTGCGGTTGTGTTTCCTATTAAGCATTCTTTCTTGGGAAAATGGCTAAGTTTGCCTGCGATGATCCTTGGGAGTTTGAGCCCAGACTTATTATATTCGTTTGGATTGTATCGATTAGCATCAGAAGCCCATTGTATTGTGGGATGGCTATCTATTGGATTACCTCTTTGCTTTATTATTTATGTCATTATTCTGAAGCTGGCTTCGCCATTATCAACCGTTATACCTTTTGCGATTAAAAAAACGCAGGGTTGGTCTATCCGAAATATTTGTATTCTCGCTATATCTTTCTTTATTGGCGCATTAACGCACATTGTTTGGGATTCTTTTACGCATGATACAGGCACGATGGTGCGGTCATGGTCATTTTTACAGTTCAACCTCACCATGACGGATAAACAAGAAATTGCTATTTATAAAATTTTGCAGCATTCCGGATCATTATTAGGTTTGCTCTATTTAAGTTATCAATATTGGCGATATCATCGAAAACAGCCAAAAATACAGCAGCACATTGATAACCAAAAACTCAAAAAAATAATGGGGATAGGTGTTGTTTCCGCGCTATTCGCGCTACCTATTGCCTATTATCTCACACCGAAATTACCCAATTTTCACTTTAACCGCTTCGTTTATTTAGAACTTACCATGATGGTGCCATTTTTCTTTGGTGGTTTAGTTACTTATGGGATTTGGACATTTTACCGTCAATGCCGCTTACGTTAA
- a CDS encoding GNAT family N-acetyltransferase: MNIRNFYATDANDISALFRDVYADRYVYPELYIPAMITRRNKQRIWCSAVAIKNNKIIGHAALKRDASVTTNAELAMIVTHPAARHRGVAFQLGMYLYEEARRQQLTTLTIKMVCSHLGSQLLAKNLGFHTTALLRDYVGSPFESGSFESVVVGVQTLQPKPVPTLSSMRTQPNTLALLSAPFGNKPPFAMPNLHIFPIEVCDSGERINVTLHQITGGVINELAHLPYERRIYIQVPINAMLAKYLPFFYQVGYRDAGLILDSHGEWVWLFQRGFNPQHLQLCCPIAQKLQEAAMC, translated from the coding sequence ATGAATATCCGAAATTTTTACGCAACAGATGCTAATGATATCAGCGCGCTTTTTCGTGATGTATACGCAGACCGCTACGTTTATCCCGAGCTTTATATCCCCGCGATGATCACTCGGCGCAATAAACAACGCATTTGGTGCAGTGCTGTGGCTATAAAAAATAACAAAATCATCGGTCATGCAGCCTTAAAACGAGACGCTAGCGTTACCACTAATGCAGAATTGGCGATGATTGTTACCCATCCTGCTGCCCGGCATCGTGGCGTGGCATTCCAGCTTGGTATGTACCTTTATGAAGAGGCTCGCCGGCAGCAATTAACAACACTGACCATTAAAATGGTATGCAGCCATTTAGGTTCACAGCTATTGGCAAAAAATTTAGGGTTTCATACCACCGCATTATTGCGGGATTATGTCGGCTCCCCCTTTGAATCAGGGTCATTTGAAAGTGTTGTTGTGGGCGTACAAACTTTGCAGCCAAAACCCGTACCAACACTCAGTTCGATGAGAACTCAGCCAAATACACTGGCATTACTGAGCGCGCCATTCGGTAATAAACCGCCATTTGCTATGCCAAACCTTCACATTTTTCCCATTGAGGTGTGTGATAGCGGGGAGCGCATAAACGTAACACTGCATCAAATAACAGGTGGGGTCATCAATGAACTCGCGCATCTACCCTATGAGCGGCGTATTTATATTCAGGTCCCTATCAATGCCATGCTAGCCAAATATCTGCCCTTTTTTTACCAAGTCGGTTATCGAGATGCAGGTTTAATTCTCGATAGTCATGGCGAATGGGTCTGGTTATTTCAGCGTGGTTTTAACCCCCAACATCTCCAGTTATGCTGTCCAATTGCACAAAAGTTACAAGAGGCTGCAATGTGCTGA
- a CDS encoding phenylacetate--CoA ligase family protein — MKTYINDATILSLEQLIEFARQHSPYYAKHYRKIPKHGWQLCDLPLVNSAGYWAGNHDLASWPVLTAPFTHGLVFKTGGTTGACKLSLYTHNEWYAFVTRFSRSLSNQLQSGDRVGNLFFAGDLYSSFLFIHQALFHADIPLCEYPFSGTIDPQGLFTQIRQHKINVLAGVPATLLQLAAKATQQHQPLLEISLLLFGGESLFAEQSLLLQRAFPCARIASIGCAGVDSGLIGQSDAQCQIGEHRVFEPETIVEIIDEVTGEQIEDEGRTGMLVITNLTRQLMPLIRYPTGDTAAWSEPKGQPARRFFLHGRSSFGHRIRVGHSTIYPDEIDALISELLGEQQWQMLVEHHGYYDQLTLRIAFLGDDNHAKTLGHTIQKKYSHAVKQLESDQLHWVIEWCQQDELICNIRTGKLQRIIDNRTYV, encoded by the coding sequence ATGAAAACATACATCAATGACGCCACTATCTTATCGCTTGAACAGCTAATTGAATTTGCTCGTCAGCACTCACCTTACTATGCGAAGCATTACCGAAAGATCCCCAAACATGGCTGGCAACTTTGTGATTTACCCCTCGTCAATTCTGCTGGATATTGGGCTGGGAACCATGACCTGGCCAGTTGGCCTGTCTTAACGGCTCCATTTACTCATGGTTTGGTATTTAAAACAGGCGGCACCACTGGAGCCTGTAAATTATCGCTTTATACCCATAACGAATGGTATGCCTTTGTGACCCGCTTTAGCCGTAGCCTGTCAAACCAATTACAATCTGGCGATCGGGTTGGAAATCTATTTTTCGCTGGGGATCTTTATTCAAGTTTCTTATTTATCCATCAAGCCCTATTCCATGCAGATATTCCCCTATGTGAATATCCATTTAGCGGCACAATCGATCCTCAAGGCTTATTTACTCAAATTCGCCAACATAAAATCAATGTTCTCGCGGGAGTTCCTGCAACGTTATTGCAACTGGCAGCAAAAGCTACCCAACAACACCAACCCTTATTGGAGATTTCCCTGCTTCTATTTGGAGGAGAAAGCCTATTTGCCGAACAATCATTGTTACTTCAACGCGCATTTCCTTGTGCCCGTATTGCCTCTATCGGCTGTGCGGGGGTTGATTCGGGACTAATAGGTCAGAGTGACGCTCAATGTCAAATTGGAGAGCATCGAGTTTTTGAACCTGAAACTATCGTTGAAATTATTGATGAGGTCACTGGCGAACAAATTGAGGATGAAGGCCGCACCGGCATGCTAGTTATCACAAACTTAACCCGTCAGCTTATGCCGTTGATCCGCTATCCAACTGGCGATACTGCTGCTTGGTCTGAACCAAAGGGACAGCCAGCTCGTCGGTTCTTTTTACATGGACGAAGTAGCTTTGGGCATCGTATTCGTGTTGGCCACTCCACGATTTACCCTGATGAGATTGACGCTTTAATTAGCGAACTACTTGGCGAGCAACAGTGGCAAATGCTAGTAGAACATCATGGTTATTATGACCAATTAACACTACGTATTGCTTTTTTGGGCGATGATAATCACGCCAAAACTCTTGGTCATACAATCCAAAAAAAATATAGCCATGCCGTGAAGCAACTCGAAAGTGACCAACTACATTGGGTTATTGAATGGTGTCAACAGGATGAGCTTATTTGCAATATTCGAACAGGTAAATTACAGCGAATTATCGATAACCGAACATACGTTTAG